DNA sequence from the Bdellovibrio bacteriovorus genome:
ATGCGAAAGCGCTTTCTCGCGCAGCTATTTGTGCGGCAAAGATCGGCGACTCTGCTCGCGCTAAAAAATACCAAGAGTTGTTAGCCAAAGACTTCCCGGACAGCAAAGAATTTAAAGCCGCTACGAAGGAGATCGAGTGATGAATGCTCTTCACGACGATATGCTTTCTGAAGCCCGTGGATACTTTATCAACGGGAACTACAAAATGGCTGAACCCATTTTGAATCAGATGCTTTTGCAGAACACTCGCAATCCTGAAGTTTATCAAATGCTTGCAACGATCTTTTACGATAAGGGTCAGTTCAGTAAAGCCATCAAAACATTCAAACGCGCTTTAGAAATCGATCCGACTTACACGGATGCCAGCGTGGGTCTTTCAATCATCTTGAATGATTTAGGTAAATACGACGAAGGAAAGCAGGTTTTCCTAGATGCCCAAGTGCAACTGGAAAAGAAATCTGGCAAACAAGATCCGTTCGTCGATGAAAAGCTCGCTTCTAAACACGAAGAATTGGCGGATCTTTACTATCAATACAAACGCTACAACGAAGCTCTTGAACAGCTGCTTAAGGCACAGAAACTTTCCAGCAGAAAAGCGGAAGTCACTATGCGCATCGCAGAGGTTCACGTGCAATTGGGACAACATGATCGCGCTATTAAGGACTTAAAGGCGTTGATTCGTGAGTATCCGCACTTAATTCCAGCTCGCCTAAAGCTCGGTGCTATATATTACAACTCAAACAATATTGCTGAAGCCACTGAACAATGGGAGAATATTCTTATCCGGGACCCACAACACCCCGAAGCCTTACGCTATTTGAAAATGGCGCAAGCAGCTGGCATTACTTCAATTGATTTGTAACCGAGGCACGAAATGGCACAACTAAAAGAACAGATGGTTCCCTTCCTTACTAGCGACGAAATTGCAGAGATTGTTGAAAGCTTAGCTGAACAAATCGAAAGCGATTACGATGGAAAGGATGTGGTTTTTATCTGTCCTCTTCGTGGCTCTATCCATTTCACTGCAGATTTGATGCGCAAAGTGGATCTTCCACAACAAGTGGACTTCGTTCACGTGCAAGCCGTTGAAAAAGGTGGCGCGATTAAAATCGTTAAAGATATTTCCGTTAATATCGCAGGAAAACACGTTTTGATCGTAGAAGAAATCATCGATACCGGTCGCACACTGAGCTTTTTAAGAAGCCGTTTATTTGCTTCAGCTCCGGCTTCTTTGAAAATCGTCACACTTTTAGATAAACCCGCACGCCGTGAATTGCCTATTAAGGCTGATTACATCGGTAGAACTATTGATGATCGCTATGTTGTTGGATACGGAATGGATTCCGAAGAAGTCGGAAGAAATTATCCAGATATCTATACAATGAAGAACTAAGAGACCGCGACGTTTACTAGAAACAAGATTACGACGCAAAAGGCATAAAGGAACACAAGTTGTTTTGGCATGCTGAAGATCTCCCTTAAAGCCAATCTAATGAGTCTTAAGACCTTCGTCAATAGGGTGACCCCAACGAAGGTCTATAAAAATAAACCAATTCCAGTTACATTTAGTCAACTTCCCCTCGCATTCGTCCGTCAAAGGCTCATTTTTTGGCCTTAGGACTTCTTATTTCTATAAGCACTCCGAAATAGAAATGGGAGGTCTTTTCCATGAACCACATCTCTTTAAAAAGTCGCTTCCTGTTTGTGACAGGCCTGCTGATCCTGATTGCACTGGTCACTAACATCCTGTCGTTAGATCGCTTGCGCTATCAAAACAAGGTTACTAGTGAAATTGGAGAAATCTGGCTTCCCGCCGTCAGCAAATCTGCAGACATCAATTTGAATCTTGTTAATTACCGAAAGCTCGAATTCAACCTTTTGGCGACCCAAAGTACGGATGAACGAAAAATCATTCTTGAGGAAATGGACAGTCTTTTAGGAAACATCACGATTTATTCGAAGGTTTTAGATCCTTTACTTACGACTGATGAGCTTAGAAAGTCGTATGACATTTTTCTAACTGCCTGGGACGAATACCAGCTTGAGAGCGAAAAGTTCAAAGAAGCGGTAGATAAAGAAGATGAATCAAAGGCAGAAGAAATCCTGACTAGCAGTTCTCAAAAGGCTTTTTCACAAGCCTACGATGCTCTTAAAAAACTCTCTGACGATAGTTACATGATTGGAGTTCAAGACACCGAGAACGTAGCCAAAAGCTTCAAAGTAACAATGTATGCGCTGATTTCAATCGTATCATTTTGTATTCTTATTGGTGCGACTGCAAGCATCTGGAATATCCGTAAAGTTCAATCCTCTTTAAAAAATGTCGCCGAAGGTTTAGAAAGCAGTTCCGAAACTATTCGCAGCCGGGCCCACGAGCTTGTCCAGTCCAGCGATCAGATTTCAGCAAATTCCACTTCGACGGCGGCCTCACTAGAAGAAATTGTCGCCTCGATGGAAGAGCTGACAGCCACAGTCCGACAGAATTCTTTGAACTCAAACCAAGCTGCTGAAATTTCTAAAGAAGGTGAAGGCACGGTTCACCATGGGCAAATGAAAATTCAAGAGCTTATCAAAGTCATGAGTGAAATTTCAAAAAGCTCTTCGAGGATCGGTGAGATCTTAACCTTGATTGATGACATCGCCTTTCAAACAAATCTTTTGGCATTAAACGCGGCCGTAGAGGCTGCACGAGCAGGAGAACAAGGAAAAGGCTTTGCTGTCGTGGCCGATGCTGTTCGTGCTCTAGCGCAAAAAAGCGCGGGAGCCGCTAAAGAAATCGGCGGACTTATCGAAGAGGCCACCACGAAAAGTAAAACCGGCGTTAACCTGGCCGCTCAAAGTGAAGAGTCGTTGAATGCCATCGTCGCAAATTCACACAAAGTCGCCGAACTCATTCAAACCGTCGCGCAGGGTTCTCACGAACAGTCTCAAGGCATTGAACAAATGAATAAAGCGCTTTCCGAGATTGATCGCAGCATTCAGGCCGTCGCTACCTCGATGGGTACGGTGTCGACTTCCTCAGAAGAAATGCAAAAACAATCGGAAGAACTTCATCGCATGATGAAAGACCTGCACGTCTTGGTTGGAAAAAACAAAAAGGGAAAACAAGAAGCAAATCAAAACGCAGACGAAGAAGATTCTTCTGCGGCATAATTTAAAAGGAGAAAAGATGAAAAAAACCACTTTGGTAGCAGCCTTGCTACTTATGAGTTCCGTGTCTTATGCAGGTGACTGCGTAATTACGATCGAACGCAAGGCTTGTGCCGGGAAAGAAACAGAAGCTTTCAAACCATACAATGGTAAAAATCCGACGGAAGAAACCAAGAAATTGGATTCTGCCGAAGCTTGTACAAAATGGGCTGAAAAAAGCTCTAAAATCGTGCGCAAAGGGACTTTGACTGAAAAGAAAGTCACAGGCAAATTCGATGGTGCTGATCTAGGTAAAACTTTTGCCGATAAGGCCGAGTGCAAATAATTTTTCCGGGGTTTTTCGAGCAGCGAAAGACCCCTTTTTCCCGCTTAAAGTCCTGTGCAATCTTTGGACGATTCGACCTAAGCCCCAAGTGAAATTCAGTCGAAATAGCTTTGTCCAAAACTTTTTCAATTTTCCCGACTTTCTGATTTTCTGAATTTTACCAACATTCCCAGATTGAGACAGCATTCCTGCGGCGTTTTGTAATGCTCGCTCTAAAGAGAATCCCAAAATTAGCCGATATTGATCTAAAGGGGGAACATCCATGAAGAAGTTTAAGAATTTTTCTAAGAATCTTTTGAAGAACAAACAAGGTCAAGGTGCGACTGAGTACATCCTATTGCTTGTCGTTGTCGTGGCTCTAGTTGTTATGTTCAAAGATAGAATTAAGCAAACTATGGAAGGCAAAATCGAAGCTCTTTCTAGCTCGATCATGTCTGTTGAGTAGTTTAATTCGCGTTTAATCGGGAGATTAAATGACCGTTGAGTATGTCCTGTTACTATTCTGCGTGTTCTTCTTTGGGCTGAAAGCTTTCTTATCAGCCCCAGGAAATGCATTTCGCAATTCGGGCCCGATGTTAGGTGCTCGTATCGAACAACAAATTGCAACAGGCGACGGATTTAAACCACAAGGTGGTAACCACGTTCAATGGGCAGGTGACAATTGAGACACGATCCTCTTCGTAACCGAAAAGGTCAGTTCGTAATTGAAGCCGTTCTTTTGATGGTTGTCGGTGTGAGCTTTTTTATCTGGGGAACCAATCAGCTGCGTGAACAAAAGATTCTCGCCAAACTGATCGGTGGCCCTTGGGAAAAGGTCTCCGGCATGATTGAGTCGGGAGTATGGGAAACGCCGGATAAGGCGCGCGCCAATCATCCGAATCAGATCGACCGCTCACTGACTATCGATCCGAAAGGTTAAGAAAGATTGGGAATGAAAGCGTTCAAAAGAATACTTAAACCAGTGCAGAATGAAAGCGGATTGATCTCCGCTGAGTTCATTTTTGCCCTCGTGTTATGCGCAGGCATGTGCATTATTCTTTTCGCTTTGAACTTCACTCTTTCAATGGCTGAAGTCGCTCAATACATCGCCTTTTCGGCGGCTCGAGCGCATGCTGCTAGCCATGTCGATCCGACAAAACAACAGCAGCTCGCTAAAGACAAGTATAACGAGCTTGTGAACAACCCTACATTAAAACCTCTTTTCAACAGTTCCAACGACGGAGCCTGGTTTAAACTTGGCGCTTTGGACGTGCGAAGTGGTCTTGATGGAAGTGATTTTAGCGGTGATTACAAATACACCGAAGACCGCGTTCCGCAGGTCGGTGTTCGCTTCGATTTTCAAACGCGCATTTTAAATATGAAAATCGCGTTCCTAGGTTCCACGGCCGAAGATCCAGACAGAGGATTTTCCGCTAAAGTAACAGGTCTTTTGATTCGCGAGCCCACGCAGAAAGAGTGCTGGGAACAACAAATCAAACCTCGTTACTCAAATATTCTAAAACTTGATTCTCGCTATAAGGTGTTGGGCGGAATCGGAGAGAACCAGTACACACCGATGGAGGATAACGGATGTTAAAAAAACAACGTCGTCCTTCCATCATCAATAACGAAAAAGGCATGGCGGTCTTTGAAATGATCCCCATCATCGTCGTTATTGTTTTGTTTTTGAATTTTTCGTTGGGTTTTTTTGGCGCCATTCATACGGGTATTTTGAACTCGATTGCCGCGCGCAACTACACTTTTGAAACTTTCCGCCATCGCGCGAACCTGACGTATTTTAGAAATTCGGACTTTAACTTTAAAGATATCGGAATGCGTTTCCATGGAACGACTTCTGAAAAAGTCCGTGGTGAAAAGTGGATTGCCTCCACTCGCCTGATTGATTTTATGAATTTTGATACTCGAGCAACGGTGTTTGACAGCAAGAGTGATCACGAAAAGACCAGAGGGCTTGGCGACGGACGAAATCAAACTGTCGGTGCCAACCCGATCTGGATTAAGACTGCCTATGGTATCTGTTTGGATGCCAAGTGTGGCGGGTCATAGAAAGTAGGACGTGATGGGATCTAATGAGACTCGAAATCTTTGGCTTTCGATTGCAGCAGGGGTTTTTGCAACCTTCCTGCTGTATAGCTATTCGCAAGAAAAGAAAGCCGAGTATGACAAACGTTACGGCACAACGAAACGCGTGGTCGTTGCTAAAGAAGATATCGCAGAGATGCAAACTATCTACGATACGATGGTAGAAACTAAAGAATTGCCTGCTGACTTCATTCAACCGGATGCCATCACCATCCCAGATGAAATCATCGGTAACGTAGCCGCAGTTCCTATTCGTAAAGGTCAAATGGTTGTAAAGAATAATCTTCTTACACCAGGCCCAGACACAGGTATCGCATTGCAAGTAGCACCAAGTAAACGTGCGGTGGCCATTCCTGTGGATGAAGTTCGTGGTGTCGCAAAATTAATTCGTCCTGGTGATCGCGTGGATATTTTTGCCGCTGTTGACAGTGGTAAGGGTGTGAATCAACGCCGTGAAGTCTTTACGATGCTTTCTGACGTTGTCGTTTTGGCAACGGGTGTGAGTGTTATGAATAACATTCCACGTATGTTTGAGTTGGATTCAACAGGTAAGAACTTAACGCAAATCGCTTTAACTGGTGACACGAAGTATACGACGATCACGGTTGAGGCAACGCCGAAGGAAGCTCAAGACTTGTTTTACATCTTGTCGACAGCTCCAGGGAATATTTTCTTTGCTTTAAGAAATCCGAACGACAGAACCGTTCCGCCGCGCATGCCTAGCTCGACGGCTGAGTCTGTTGCCGGAAAACCAATGGTATCGATGGATACGCCAGCGGCGCCTCCGATTGCGATGCCACAAAGACCCGTATATACACCACCAGTACAACAACAAAGAACTGCGCCTCCGCCAGCACAAAGACCGCGCACCAATGGATTTCAAACACTGTAGATGGGTCGACCAAGGGGAACGAAGGGGGAACATATGAGACGAAATATACTGACTGCAGGACTGCTGTTAAGTCTCGCCGTGGGACCATACACAATGGCCCAGGAAGAACTCGTTGCTGAACCATCTTCGGCTGTGGCTGATGAAGGTACTGGCGTTTATCGTTCCCGCAAATTCATCAACCTGACATTAGGAATTGAACAGGACGAAAAACTTCCGCCTCTTCCCGACAGCATTGAGTTTAAAGGTGATTTCCGCCGTGTCGTCACTGCGGCTTATGCTAAAGATCTCAATGTCATTCGTTTCTCTCCGAAAGCGGAAGGCTTTGCTACTTTAACTATTCATGACAAACGTAACGGCAAGGTCGTTGCGGAATTCCGTATTGACGTTAAGAAAAGCAAACTCGACAAAGTCGTGCGTGAAATGCGTGCTCTTTTGGGCGATATCGAAGGTATCAATATCAAGATCGTGAACAACAAAGTCGTTGTCGATGGTCAGATCCTTCTTCCAAAAGATTTAGCGCGCATCTTTAACGTCGTAAAACAATTCGGCGATCAGGCTTCTTCGCTAGTGACTTTAAGTCCCCTAGCACAAAAGAAAATCGCGGAGTTTATCGCTCGTGATATTAACAACCCAGAGATCGAAGTCCGCGCTGTGAATGATAAAATCATTCTGCAAGGTTGGGCGAACAGTGATGAAGAGGCTAAGCGTGCTGAGATCATCGCGAAAACCTATCTTCCAGATATCGTGATTGACGCTGCCGAAGACGGCGGTCCGATCAAGAAGCGTCGTCCTTTGAATGATGGTGTTATCAACCTTATTCAAATTAAAGAGGCGGCTCCTCGTCCACCAGCGAAGATGATCCAAATGGTTATTCACTATGTGGAGTTGAATAAGGACTACTCAAAAGCCTTTAAGTTCCAGTTCACTCCAGAGTTGGGTGATAACTCGCAGATGACTTTCCAAACCGGCGGCGACAGTCCGGGTGGAGTTATCAGTTCAATCACGGGAACAGTTTCTAACTTGTTACCTAAGCTGAACTGGGCAAAACAACACGGTCACGCTCGCGTACTTGAAAGTACAAGTTTGATCGTTGAAGACGGTAAAAAGGGTGAGATCAAACAGGTGACGGACCAACCTTACCCGGTCATCGGTAAAGACGGTACACAAGGAACGGCGTTTGCCTCTGTGGGTATCGTGACAGCTATCACTCCATCACTTCTAGGTGAAAAATCTGGAAGCGTGAAAATGGACATGAGCTTTGAAGTGAGCAGCTTATTGGGTAATACGCCACTAGGTGCTCCGATCGTCAGTAAAAATCAAATGTCGAGTACCGTGACTGTTCGTGACCGTCAAAGTGCCGCAGTGGGTGGTTTGATCCGTAACTCCACTTCGACTGGTTACAATCGTCCGGCTGGACAAAAGAACCCGATCATCAGCCTTTATGCATCTAAAGATTTCATCAAGCAACAAAGCCAGTTTGTGGTCTTTGTGACTCCAATTGTGAAGACCTCAGCGAGCTCGGGTGCGGAGCAAATTAAGAAGAAGTTCCGTTTACGCGACTAAGATCTCGTAAACGGACCTCCCATTCCAGCCGATAAAGGAACTGGAGGTCTGCATTGGCTATTAATCCGAATTGTAATCTCATCGCAGTTGTTGGCGGTAAAGGCGGCGTAGGTAAGTCTGTCTTTGCGGCTAACTTTGCTTGCACGCTCATGAACGAACTTCGCTCTCAGGTTCTTTTGATCGATGCTGACAGTAAAAGCGTCGGCGATCAAAACGTGATCATGGGTATTAAGCCTCAGAAAACTCTGAAAGAACTTGCAAGCTTCCAAGGATCCTTAAACTCTCAACCAATGAACTCTCTCGTAACAATGCACCAATCCGGTCTTGCTTACGTGGGTGCGGTTCGTGGACCTGAAGAATCTTTGACGATCTCTCCAGATCTTCTAGGTAAACTTTTAGAATTCTTCTCTCGTGCATTTAAATTCGTTGTTGTCGATGTCGGAACTGATTTGGGTCCCGCGCAGATGGCGGTTCTTCAAGAAGCAACGGCTATTATGATCGTGACCAGCCCCGAGGTTCTGGTCGTTACGCAAACTCAACGTCTTATCAACGAACTTCTTTCTGCGACTTTACCAAAAGATATGTTCCAGCTTGTGATTAACAAAGCTTCTCCGACAGGCTTGTCGCCACAAACTATTTCAAACCAATTGCAACTTCCGTTTTTAGGAATCATTCCTCAAGACGAAGCCACTTCGATGATGGCTTTGCAAAAGTACACCCCATTTGTATTGGCCGCTCCGAAAGCGCCAATCACTGCGGCCTACTACGATGTCGCTCGTAAACTCAGCGGTGGTATCTTACAAAGATTGAAATCGATTTCCCGTCCGAAGCCGGCTCCGGCTGCAGATTCTTCTTCGTCCGCTGCGGGTGCCGCTCTTCCAGTGAATGGAATGGATCCGCGCACACTATTAAAAATTCGTGTGCATAATGAACTTATTAGAACTGTCGATCTTAAAAAACTTCTTCTTGATACCAAACAAGATGAAGGCAAAGAAAAAGAAATTCGCGAAAAAACAAAACGTGAAATCACGTTGATTGTGGACCGTGAAGCTCCAGACACTGCTCGTGATGAGCGCTCTAAGATTATTAAAGAGGTTTTGGAAGAGGCTTTGGGCCTAGGGCCTTTAGAAGATCTTCTTGCCGATGCCGATGTTTCCGAGATCATGGTGAATGGTTTTAGAAAAATCTTTATCGAGAAAAGCGGTAAAGTTCAGTTGAGTCCCGTGACGTTTACTTCAAACGATCACCTTCGCCGTATCATCGAACGTATCGTGACTCCACTGGGTCGTCAGATCAATGACTCAACCCCTTACGTCGACGCCCGTCTTAAAGACGGTTCGCGTGTGAACGCGGTGATTGAACCTTTAGCGATTGATGGACCCGCGCTCACCATTCGTAAATTTAAAAAGGGTGGTATCACTCCAGAAAAATACGTTAACTATGGCAGTGTGACCAAGAACATGATCGACTTTCTTCGCATCTGCGTGGAAAACGGTCTAAACGTGGTGATCTCGGGTGGTACCGGTTCCGGTAAAACCTCACTTCTGAATATGCTTTCTTCGTTCATTCCATCTAATGAACGTGTGATCACCGTCGAGGACGCGGCCGAGCTGCAACTTCAACAGGAACACGTCGTGCGCTTAGAGACTCGTCCTCCTTCAATGGAAGGATCTAATGCCGTCACGATTCGTGATTTGATTAAAAATGCCCTGCGTATGCGTCCCGATCGTATCATCGTCGGTGAGTGCCGTGACGGCGCCGCCCTAGACATGTTGCAAGCCATGAACACGGGTCACGATGGTTCAATGACTACGACTCACGCCAACAGTCCGCGTGAGTGTATCGCTCGTCTAGAAACTCTTTGTATGATGTCAGGAATGGAACTTCCCGTTCGTGCGATCCGTGAACAGATTTCGGGCGCAGTGAACTTGATTGTGCAGATTTCTCGTCTGTCAGACGGAAGCCGTAAAATCTTAAGCATCACTGAAGTTGCGGGCATGCAAGGTGATGTCGTGACTTTGGCGGAAATCTTCCGTTTCAAAGAAACAGGTTACGATAAGAATAGAAAAATCAATGGTGTC
Encoded proteins:
- a CDS encoding tetratricopeptide repeat protein; amino-acid sequence: MNALHDDMLSEARGYFINGNYKMAEPILNQMLLQNTRNPEVYQMLATIFYDKGQFSKAIKTFKRALEIDPTYTDASVGLSIILNDLGKYDEGKQVFLDAQVQLEKKSGKQDPFVDEKLASKHEELADLYYQYKRYNEALEQLLKAQKLSSRKAEVTMRIAEVHVQLGQHDRAIKDLKALIREYPHLIPARLKLGAIYYNSNNIAEATEQWENILIRDPQHPEALRYLKMAQAAGITSIDL
- the hpt gene encoding hypoxanthine phosphoribosyltransferase, which produces MAQLKEQMVPFLTSDEIAEIVESLAEQIESDYDGKDVVFICPLRGSIHFTADLMRKVDLPQQVDFVHVQAVEKGGAIKIVKDISVNIAGKHVLIVEEIIDTGRTLSFLRSRLFASAPASLKIVTLLDKPARRELPIKADYIGRTIDDRYVVGYGMDSEEVGRNYPDIYTMKN
- a CDS encoding HAMP domain-containing methyl-accepting chemotaxis protein produces the protein MNHISLKSRFLFVTGLLILIALVTNILSLDRLRYQNKVTSEIGEIWLPAVSKSADINLNLVNYRKLEFNLLATQSTDERKIILEEMDSLLGNITIYSKVLDPLLTTDELRKSYDIFLTAWDEYQLESEKFKEAVDKEDESKAEEILTSSSQKAFSQAYDALKKLSDDSYMIGVQDTENVAKSFKVTMYALISIVSFCILIGATASIWNIRKVQSSLKNVAEGLESSSETIRSRAHELVQSSDQISANSTSTAASLEEIVASMEELTATVRQNSLNSNQAAEISKEGEGTVHHGQMKIQELIKVMSEISKSSSRIGEILTLIDDIAFQTNLLALNAAVEAARAGEQGKGFAVVADAVRALAQKSAGAAKEIGGLIEEATTKSKTGVNLAAQSEESLNAIVANSHKVAELIQTVAQGSHEQSQGIEQMNKALSEIDRSIQAVATSMGTVSTSSEEMQKQSEELHRMMKDLHVLVGKNKKGKQEANQNADEEDSSAA
- a CDS encoding Flp1 family type IVb pilin, with protein sequence MKKFKNFSKNLLKNKQGQGATEYILLLVVVVALVVMFKDRIKQTMEGKIEALSSSIMSVE
- the cpaB gene encoding Flp pilus assembly protein CpaB, producing the protein MGSNETRNLWLSIAAGVFATFLLYSYSQEKKAEYDKRYGTTKRVVVAKEDIAEMQTIYDTMVETKELPADFIQPDAITIPDEIIGNVAAVPIRKGQMVVKNNLLTPGPDTGIALQVAPSKRAVAIPVDEVRGVAKLIRPGDRVDIFAAVDSGKGVNQRREVFTMLSDVVVLATGVSVMNNIPRMFELDSTGKNLTQIALTGDTKYTTITVEATPKEAQDLFYILSTAPGNIFFALRNPNDRTVPPRMPSSTAESVAGKPMVSMDTPAAPPIAMPQRPVYTPPVQQQRTAPPPAQRPRTNGFQTL
- a CDS encoding BON domain-containing protein, producing MRRNILTAGLLLSLAVGPYTMAQEELVAEPSSAVADEGTGVYRSRKFINLTLGIEQDEKLPPLPDSIEFKGDFRRVVTAAYAKDLNVIRFSPKAEGFATLTIHDKRNGKVVAEFRIDVKKSKLDKVVREMRALLGDIEGINIKIVNNKVVVDGQILLPKDLARIFNVVKQFGDQASSLVTLSPLAQKKIAEFIARDINNPEIEVRAVNDKIILQGWANSDEEAKRAEIIAKTYLPDIVIDAAEDGGPIKKRRPLNDGVINLIQIKEAAPRPPAKMIQMVIHYVELNKDYSKAFKFQFTPELGDNSQMTFQTGGDSPGGVISSITGTVSNLLPKLNWAKQHGHARVLESTSLIVEDGKKGEIKQVTDQPYPVIGKDGTQGTAFASVGIVTAITPSLLGEKSGSVKMDMSFEVSSLLGNTPLGAPIVSKNQMSSTVTVRDRQSAAVGGLIRNSTSTGYNRPAGQKNPIISLYASKDFIKQQSQFVVFVTPIVKTSASSGAEQIKKKFRLRD
- a CDS encoding ATPase, T2SS/T4P/T4SS family; amino-acid sequence: MAINPNCNLIAVVGGKGGVGKSVFAANFACTLMNELRSQVLLIDADSKSVGDQNVIMGIKPQKTLKELASFQGSLNSQPMNSLVTMHQSGLAYVGAVRGPEESLTISPDLLGKLLEFFSRAFKFVVVDVGTDLGPAQMAVLQEATAIMIVTSPEVLVVTQTQRLINELLSATLPKDMFQLVINKASPTGLSPQTISNQLQLPFLGIIPQDEATSMMALQKYTPFVLAAPKAPITAAYYDVARKLSGGILQRLKSISRPKPAPAADSSSSAAGAALPVNGMDPRTLLKIRVHNELIRTVDLKKLLLDTKQDEGKEKEIREKTKREITLIVDREAPDTARDERSKIIKEVLEEALGLGPLEDLLADADVSEIMVNGFRKIFIEKSGKVQLSPVTFTSNDHLRRIIERIVTPLGRQINDSTPYVDARLKDGSRVNAVIEPLAIDGPALTIRKFKKGGITPEKYVNYGSVTKNMIDFLRICVENGLNVVISGGTGSGKTSLLNMLSSFIPSNERVITVEDAAELQLQQEHVVRLETRPPSMEGSNAVTIRDLIKNALRMRPDRIIVGECRDGAALDMLQAMNTGHDGSMTTTHANSPRECIARLETLCMMSGMELPVRAIREQISGAVNLIVQISRLSDGSRKILSITEVAGMQGDVVTLAEIFRFKETGYDKNRKINGVFQATGTIPSFIQKLSDKGVVIPREIFANDPTTNTPGTPASQKPPIAAAMPKMPGVAPVKKSG